A genomic region of Rhodospirillales bacterium contains the following coding sequences:
- a CDS encoding U32 family peptidase C-terminal domain-containing protein translates to MTQRRSELLMPAGSLTTLKTAVLYGADAIYMGTPDMSLRSKSKMTLEEVVEGIEFAHSHGVRVYLTLNLFAHNKDIARLPEYLDTIRSVKPDGLIVADPGVFSFVRENAPEIPLHISTQANVCSFLTVDYWHKQGAELVVLAREVSFAELEEIREKCPDVKLEAFVHGAMCMTYSGRCLLSNYMAERGANQGACANSCRWNYKVHIKLKDGTLKELEINDDNLDMFEFFLEEGYRPGDFLPIEEDERGSYILNAKDLCLMPKLDDYLRIGVDSLKVEGRGRSPYYVAVNARAYRHAIDDYYANPDDWDARPYMRELETVGNRGFSLAFHNGRLTNYAHNYEDTHSLAEWEYAGSICEVRDEAFVMEVKNKLEAGDVLEFVPPRSRETVLLRLYEFTLENGKTVEAVHAGQKQKIVIPFSAFDHEDPEKLRAALPELTIIRKEKALSAAEWARLKLDRTANRREQDQGSEKAYETNRKNLSVALEEKLMDRSPRSPRLGTEGCCGKGCNGCAVFWYDPEYAKAREVLAKKKIGEMFDRDMRAAE, encoded by the coding sequence ATGACGCAAAGACGCTCTGAACTGCTGATGCCTGCCGGGTCTTTAACGACCCTGAAAACGGCTGTGCTGTATGGCGCGGATGCCATTTATATGGGCACGCCCGATATGTCTTTGCGCTCCAAGTCAAAAATGACGCTGGAGGAAGTTGTCGAGGGCATTGAGTTTGCTCATAGCCATGGTGTGCGGGTTTACCTGACCCTTAACTTGTTTGCTCATAACAAGGATATCGCCCGCCTGCCCGAATATCTCGACACGATCCGTAGCGTTAAACCCGATGGGCTGATTGTTGCCGATCCCGGTGTATTCAGTTTCGTCCGGGAAAATGCCCCGGAAATTCCGCTGCATATCTCGACGCAGGCCAACGTGTGCTCTTTTCTGACGGTCGATTACTGGCATAAACAAGGGGCGGAACTGGTGGTTCTCGCCCGCGAAGTGTCCTTTGCCGAACTCGAAGAAATCCGCGAAAAATGCCCGGATGTAAAGCTGGAGGCTTTCGTCCATGGCGCGATGTGTATGACCTATTCCGGGCGCTGCCTGCTTTCCAACTATATGGCCGAGCGCGGTGCAAATCAGGGTGCATGCGCCAATTCCTGCCGTTGGAACTACAAGGTTCATATCAAGCTCAAGGACGGCACGCTCAAAGAACTGGAGATCAACGACGACAATCTCGACATGTTCGAATTTTTCCTTGAGGAAGGCTACCGTCCCGGTGACTTCCTACCGATTGAGGAAGACGAACGCGGCTCGTATATCCTGAATGCCAAAGATTTATGTTTGATGCCGAAACTCGACGATTACTTGCGCATTGGCGTCGACAGCCTGAAGGTTGAGGGACGGGGCCGCAGCCCGTATTACGTGGCTGTGAACGCCCGTGCCTATCGCCATGCGATTGACGACTATTACGCCAACCCGGATGACTGGGACGCGCGTCCTTATATGCGAGAATTGGAAACGGTCGGTAACCGGGGATTTTCGCTGGCTTTCCACAATGGCCGCCTGACCAATTACGCGCATAATTATGAAGACACGCATTCGTTGGCTGAATGGGAATATGCCGGATCAATCTGCGAAGTCCGTGACGAGGCCTTTGTCATGGAAGTCAAAAACAAACTGGAAGCGGGTGACGTTCTGGAATTTGTTCCGCCGCGCAGCCGCGAAACGGTGCTCTTGCGTTTATATGAATTTACGCTCGAAAACGGCAAAACGGTCGAAGCCGTCCATGCCGGGCAAAAACAAAAAATCGTAATTCCGTTTAGCGCTTTCGATCATGAAGATCCGGAAAAACTGCGCGCGGCTCTGCCGGAACTCACCATTATCCGTAAGGAAAAAGCTTTGAGCGCCGCCGAGTGGGCGCGTCTGAAACTCGACCGCACGGCCAACCGCCGCGAGCAGGATCAGGGATCGGAAAAGGCCTATGAAACCAACCGCAAAAACCTGAGCGTTGCTTTGGAAGAAAAACTGATGGACCGCTCGCCGCGATCCCCGCGGCTGGGCACGGAAGGGTGCTGCGGCAAAGGCTGTAACGGCTGCGCGGTGTTCTGGTATGATCCCGAATACGCCAAGGCCCGTGAAGTTCTGGCCAAAAAGAAAATCGGCGAAATGTTCGACCGCGATATGCGCGCCGCCGAATAA
- the yidC gene encoding membrane protein insertase YidC codes for MMNNQDQMHPDDWRNFILFVVASLALWFSFDHFILQPRMQAMEAAAQQAAEDVTVKNDGAAAITEGAPRDRAEVLAENHARLPIDNGAIFGSLSLQGGRIDDISLQTYYRTLEKKDHVVLFSPAGSNYPKYAEFGWVAADKSVKTPDKTSRWRVAEGDLAKGLSPDTPITLYWENGAGLRFERTLEIDDQFLMTVKQRVINKSGAAVTLYPFSLIAEHGLPENVFGMYIIHEGPIGYVGGELTELSYKKIKKTPLTEQTATDGWIGITERYWFAGLIPAQGEETKYRYIYAPASSENSRERFQTDAMGAAHTIEPGQSTESTNRLFVGAKSLGILDRYEKELDIRHFDLVLDFGMYYFLTKPFFYILHFFGQLTHNMGIALIILTIIVRLSVFPLANTSFRSFAKLRKISPKMQELREKFGDDRQKLQEELVKLYETEKVNPMAGCFPILVQIPIFFALYKVLQISIEMRHAPFYGWIADMSVKDPTNVLNLFGLLSWTPPEFLPAIGAWPCMMLMVQLMQRQMNPPPQDKTQAMMMNLMPFVMTLVLAKFAAGLVIYWTFSQALSILQQYVIMRGMGVEVHFLRRSREDKEMAKEVAEGPAVHPKLEMIEETVEEALFGDDEGQDKAISKPKPKKKKKK; via the coding sequence ATGATGAATAATCAGGACCAGATGCACCCGGACGACTGGCGCAATTTCATTTTGTTTGTTGTCGCCTCTCTGGCCCTGTGGTTTTCTTTCGACCACTTTATTCTACAGCCGCGCATGCAGGCCATGGAAGCCGCCGCGCAACAAGCTGCCGAGGATGTCACCGTCAAAAATGACGGAGCAGCGGCAATCACGGAAGGGGCACCCCGTGACCGGGCCGAAGTCCTTGCCGAAAATCACGCCCGTTTACCGATTGATAACGGCGCCATATTCGGTTCCCTATCTTTGCAGGGCGGTCGAATCGACGATATCAGCCTGCAGACTTATTACCGGACATTGGAAAAGAAAGACCACGTTGTCCTGTTTTCACCCGCCGGCAGCAATTACCCCAAATATGCTGAATTTGGCTGGGTTGCCGCAGACAAAAGTGTAAAAACACCTGACAAGACCTCTCGCTGGCGCGTTGCCGAAGGCGATCTGGCCAAAGGTCTGAGTCCTGATACCCCGATTACCCTGTATTGGGAAAATGGCGCGGGATTGCGGTTTGAACGAACCCTGGAAATAGACGACCAGTTTTTGATGACGGTCAAACAGCGCGTTATCAACAAATCGGGCGCGGCCGTTACATTGTATCCTTTCAGCCTGATTGCCGAGCATGGACTGCCGGAAAATGTTTTTGGCATGTATATCATTCATGAAGGGCCGATTGGCTATGTCGGCGGTGAACTGACCGAACTGTCCTACAAGAAAATTAAAAAGACCCCGCTTACCGAGCAAACAGCAACGGATGGCTGGATTGGTATTACCGAGCGCTACTGGTTTGCCGGACTGATCCCCGCACAAGGCGAAGAAACAAAATATCGTTACATCTATGCCCCGGCCAGTAGCGAGAATAGCCGGGAACGATTCCAGACCGATGCTATGGGTGCCGCCCACACGATCGAACCCGGCCAGAGCACCGAAAGCACCAACCGGCTGTTTGTCGGCGCCAAGTCTCTGGGGATTCTCGACCGCTATGAAAAAGAACTCGATATCCGGCACTTTGACCTGGTTCTCGATTTCGGGATGTACTATTTCCTGACCAAGCCGTTTTTCTATATCCTTCATTTCTTCGGTCAGCTCACGCACAATATGGGGATTGCCCTTATTATCCTGACCATCATCGTACGGCTTTCCGTTTTCCCATTGGCCAACACCTCTTTCCGTTCCTTTGCCAAACTGCGGAAAATTTCTCCAAAGATGCAGGAATTGCGCGAAAAATTCGGTGATGACCGACAAAAACTGCAGGAAGAGCTGGTCAAGCTTTATGAGACGGAAAAGGTCAACCCGATGGCCGGGTGTTTCCCGATTCTGGTCCAGATTCCGATTTTCTTTGCCTTGTACAAGGTCCTGCAAATCTCGATAGAAATGCGTCATGCGCCGTTCTATGGCTGGATCGCCGATATGTCGGTCAAGGACCCGACAAACGTTTTGAACCTGTTTGGATTGTTATCATGGACGCCGCCTGAATTCCTACCTGCGATTGGCGCATGGCCCTGCATGATGCTGATGGTTCAGTTAATGCAGCGCCAGATGAACCCGCCGCCGCAAGATAAAACCCAGGCGATGATGATGAACCTGATGCCGTTCGTCATGACGTTGGTTTTGGCTAAATTTGCTGCCGGGCTGGTTATTTATTGGACGTTCTCGCAAGCGCTTTCGATCCTGCAGCAATACGTCATTATGCGCGGCATGGGCGTTGAAGTGCATTTCCTGCGCCGTTCCAGAGAAGACAAGGAAATGGCCAAAGAAGTGGCCGAGGGGCCAGCGGTTCATCCGAAACTGGAAATGATCGAAGAGACAGTGGAAGAAGCCTTGTTTGGGGACGATGAAGGGCAAGATAAAGCCATATCCAAGCCCAAACCCAAGAAAAAGAAGAAGAAATAA
- the yidD gene encoding membrane protein insertion efficiency factor YidD, with protein MIDKFFVRIAQIPVRLYRFFLSPWIGNQCRFYPTCSAYMLEAMEKHGAAKGLYLGIRRILACNPWNKYHGHDPVPERFTWGDMLGYKRKQHPHPCHEKADNKESTL; from the coding sequence ATGATTGATAAATTTTTTGTCCGCATAGCCCAGATTCCCGTCCGGCTTTACCGCTTTTTCCTGTCCCCGTGGATAGGAAACCAGTGCCGGTTTTATCCCACTTGCTCGGCTTATATGCTAGAGGCCATGGAAAAGCACGGCGCCGCCAAAGGATTATATCTGGGCATTCGCCGTATTCTGGCCTGTAACCCGTGGAATAAGTACCATGGACACGATCCGGTGCCTGAGCGGTTTACATGGGGGGATATGCTGGGCTATAAACGCAAACAACATCCACATCCCTGCCACGAAAAAGCAGATAACAAGGAATCGACTTTATGA
- the rnpA gene encoding ribonuclease P protein component encodes MKALKEQIERLGRLQKRSNFLHVQKNCKKWVSKSLILQVADNDSGETRFGLTVTKKVNKRAVVRNRIRRRLRALAFDVLPGHAAEGKDYVLIGRAETETNTYEDMAKDLKWCLKRLECRKDTP; translated from the coding sequence ATGAAAGCTTTAAAAGAACAAATTGAACGATTGGGCCGCTTGCAAAAGCGGTCTAATTTTTTGCACGTCCAGAAAAATTGCAAAAAATGGGTTTCAAAGAGCCTGATCCTGCAGGTTGCCGACAATGACAGCGGAGAAACCCGCTTTGGCCTGACCGTCACCAAGAAAGTCAATAAACGCGCCGTCGTGCGCAACCGCATCCGGCGGCGCCTGCGCGCGCTGGCCTTTGACGTGTTGCCCGGCCATGCCGCAGAGGGTAAGGATTACGTCCTGATCGGCAGAGCTGAGACAGAGACGAACACTTATGAGGATATGGCCAAGGATCTGAAATGGTGCCTGAAGCGGCTTGAATGCCGAAAGGATACCCCATGA
- the rpmH gene encoding 50S ribosomal protein L34, with amino-acid sequence MSTKRTFQPSRLVRARRHGFRARMATRHGRAILSARRAKGRKRLSA; translated from the coding sequence ATGTCGACAAAACGTACTTTTCAGCCTAGCCGTCTGGTTCGCGCCCGCCGCCATGGTTTCCGCGCCCGTATGGCAACCCGTCATGGACGCGCAATCCTGTCTGCACGCCGTGCCAAAGGGCGGAAGCGCCTGAGCGCTTAA
- a CDS encoding porin family protein — protein MKKVLFTLCLAIALVMVTTAAYAQSSRLYVAGYMGLNLTTETEFDENTTPRSGDFTYDNSMSFAGALGLRLTQNWRLEGELSYRKASIDTVDITTGGTFRGAGEIGTWLALANLYYDFDMEWKNLSPYVTGGVGFAMHSGDIGGVGGMPSSTGNSFGLAWQAGAGLKYRVDDSLAITGGYRYLGTSSLEVDSYDIDYGAHELRLGLEYDLPVMW, from the coding sequence ATGAAAAAAGTCCTTTTTACATTATGTCTGGCAATCGCGCTGGTGATGGTGACCACGGCGGCTTATGCGCAGTCCAGCCGCTTGTATGTTGCCGGTTATATGGGGTTGAACCTGACGACCGAAACGGAATTTGATGAAAACACCACGCCGCGCAGCGGTGATTTCACATACGATAACAGCATGTCTTTTGCCGGGGCGTTGGGGTTGCGGTTGACGCAAAACTGGCGGCTTGAAGGTGAATTATCTTACCGCAAGGCCTCTATTGATACGGTGGATATCACTACCGGCGGGACGTTCCGCGGGGCCGGTGAAATTGGCACATGGCTGGCGCTGGCCAACCTTTATTACGATTTTGACATGGAATGGAAAAATCTTTCGCCTTACGTTACCGGCGGTGTGGGGTTTGCCATGCATAGCGGCGATATCGGCGGCGTGGGCGGCATGCCGAGCAGCACAGGCAATTCGTTCGGGCTGGCGTGGCAGGCTGGGGCCGGCTTGAAATATCGCGTGGACGATTCACTGGCAATTACCGGCGGATATCGCTATCTGGGTACGTCCAGTCTGGAAGTCGACAGCTATGATATCGACTACGGCGCCCACGAACTGCGTCTGGGTCTGGAATATGATCTGCCGGTTATGTGGTAG
- a CDS encoding P-II family nitrogen regulator produces the protein MKMISAIIKPFKLDDVRAALTELGVEGMTITEVKGYGRQKGQTESFRGNDYATNFLPKIKLEIAVPAKLADKVVAAIIESANTGRIGDGKVFVYDLQKAIRIRTGETGNDAL, from the coding sequence ATGAAAATGATTTCCGCGATTATCAAACCGTTCAAGCTCGATGATGTGCGCGCCGCGCTGACCGAACTCGGCGTCGAGGGCATGACCATTACCGAAGTCAAAGGATATGGCCGTCAAAAAGGTCAGACCGAAAGTTTCCGGGGCAACGATTACGCAACCAATTTCCTGCCGAAAATCAAACTGGAGATTGCCGTTCCGGCTAAACTCGCCGATAAGGTTGTCGCCGCCATCATAGAGTCGGCCAACACAGGCCGCATTGGTGATGGCAAGGTTTTTGTCTATGACCTGCAAAAAGCCATCCGCATTCGCACCGGCGAAACCGGCAATGACGCGCTTTGA
- a CDS encoding type IV secretion protein IcmB: MSFIRKVLLPFQVALRQSVDSFIRLETSDDDITMVAEDGSLISYIKVDGSRQVIGEEEYQLLIEGATLKIGARFDRPGHALQIYFVRDPGRIEAHLKKLVRPCKVTAETIEMDMDDLFEERVRNLKKYVSYEECYFVLWTRPEVLTKTEMQRAAKDARSNNQKWVNAGYAQNPLAALPPLRTRHKSYVSAILASLHELGIMGETMEVHDALRAIRNNLHPDHANEDWKACLPGDPIPPRAPTEPHDLSDIMWPALKQQLSTSNAVVVDNTIVRIGNLLWGGADMTLGPMDALPFTQLLNRLFDAKVPYRISFLIEGGGANASAFRAFIATILGVTNALNKQIKFSLENLQSMARREPVIKLRVSFATWAPADDMRTIQNRLSVLVQAVESWGYCQVSEISGDPLDCVMSSAMGIHCAGTAPTAIAPMYEIMKLLPWQRASSPFDNGSILLRTADGKIWPYQTGTNVTTTWFDLVFAQPGAGKSVLLNSLNLGTCLSAGLSKLPYLAIIDIGPSSSGLISLIKEALPMGRDHEAAYYRLQMAHQFAINPFDTQLGCRFPLIDERSYLVELLSLLCTPPGHDKPYDGIQQLSGMVVDEMFRWRDDGSANAEPRPYLPRLDPDVDEALAKFNVHLPSDPYWWDVVDKMFDLDQIHIAGLAQRHAVPTLSDAVTAARRPQIRSLLEETSVGFSAENVVNAFERMITSAIRELPILASITQFDISDSRVCALDLMDVAPQGDEVADRQTSIMYMLARHALVRSWWVGPESLQFIPEKYRDYHELRLQDIGETPKRLCYDEFHRTSSSGGVRGQVIRDVREGRKRGVQIILASQLLDDFSQDMIDLATGVWVLGTAVSEAAVENIRERFGLSETARDVIRFRLTGPKSGGAPMLFILGTNDGRYEQYLINTLGPIELWALSTSMEDVAIRNRLYGRLGAGTARRLLAATFPGGSARGEIKRRVLAKSEKEGESKSAMTSAVIEEIVQELVTKAEQKKEQEYDSRLDEVS; encoded by the coding sequence ATGAGTTTTATTCGCAAAGTCCTGTTACCTTTTCAAGTTGCCCTGCGGCAGTCCGTTGACAGCTTTATCCGTCTGGAAACATCGGATGACGATATAACAATGGTCGCTGAAGATGGCTCGCTAATTTCCTATATCAAGGTTGACGGCAGCCGGCAGGTCATCGGGGAAGAGGAATATCAGCTCCTGATTGAAGGCGCGACGCTGAAAATCGGTGCCCGTTTTGACCGCCCCGGCCATGCCCTGCAGATCTATTTTGTACGGGATCCGGGACGGATTGAGGCGCACCTGAAAAAACTCGTCCGGCCCTGCAAAGTGACCGCCGAAACCATCGAAATGGATATGGACGACCTGTTCGAAGAGCGGGTCCGAAACCTGAAAAAATATGTATCTTACGAGGAATGCTATTTTGTTCTCTGGACCCGCCCGGAGGTTCTGACCAAAACGGAAATGCAGCGTGCGGCCAAAGACGCCCGCAGCAATAATCAGAAATGGGTCAATGCCGGTTATGCGCAGAACCCGTTGGCGGCGCTGCCCCCTCTGCGCACCCGTCATAAAAGCTACGTATCGGCCATTCTGGCTTCGCTGCACGAGCTTGGCATTATGGGTGAGACTATGGAAGTCCATGATGCCCTGCGGGCCATCCGTAACAATTTGCACCCCGACCACGCCAACGAAGACTGGAAAGCCTGTCTTCCGGGAGATCCTATCCCGCCGCGAGCGCCGACAGAGCCTCACGACCTTTCCGACATTATGTGGCCGGCCCTGAAACAGCAGCTCTCAACAAGTAATGCTGTTGTCGTAGACAACACAATCGTACGAATCGGGAATCTCCTGTGGGGCGGCGCCGATATGACGCTGGGGCCGATGGACGCCTTGCCGTTTACCCAGCTCCTGAATCGTTTGTTCGACGCCAAGGTCCCTTACCGGATATCTTTCCTGATCGAAGGCGGGGGTGCCAATGCTTCGGCGTTCCGGGCCTTTATCGCAACGATTTTGGGGGTCACCAACGCGCTTAATAAACAAATCAAGTTTTCCCTGGAAAACCTTCAGAGCATGGCGCGCCGGGAACCTGTTATCAAGCTGCGGGTGTCTTTTGCCACATGGGCACCGGCCGACGATATGAGGACCATACAAAACCGTTTATCCGTTCTGGTTCAGGCCGTAGAGAGCTGGGGATATTGCCAGGTCAGCGAGATATCCGGGGATCCGCTTGATTGTGTCATGTCTTCCGCCATGGGTATTCACTGTGCGGGGACGGCGCCGACCGCGATCGCGCCCATGTATGAAATTATGAAGCTTTTGCCGTGGCAACGGGCGTCCAGCCCGTTTGATAACGGCTCTATCCTGCTGCGAACAGCCGATGGGAAAATATGGCCTTATCAAACAGGGACCAACGTCACCACCACTTGGTTCGACCTGGTTTTCGCGCAGCCGGGTGCCGGTAAGTCGGTTTTGCTGAACTCCCTGAACCTTGGCACTTGTCTTTCTGCGGGTTTAAGCAAATTGCCCTATCTGGCGATTATTGATATCGGGCCTTCCTCATCCGGTTTGATCTCCCTGATTAAGGAAGCCCTGCCCATGGGCAGGGATCATGAAGCGGCTTACTACCGTTTACAAATGGCTCACCAGTTTGCCATCAACCCCTTTGATACACAGCTGGGTTGCCGCTTTCCCCTGATTGATGAAAGAAGCTATCTGGTTGAGCTGCTGAGCTTGCTTTGCACGCCGCCGGGGCATGACAAACCGTATGACGGTATCCAGCAATTATCCGGGATGGTTGTCGACGAAATGTTCCGTTGGCGGGACGATGGCTCGGCTAACGCCGAACCCCGGCCTTACCTGCCGCGACTGGATCCGGATGTGGACGAAGCGCTGGCGAAGTTTAACGTTCATCTGCCTTCTGATCCTTATTGGTGGGACGTCGTCGATAAAATGTTCGATCTGGATCAGATTCACATCGCCGGTCTGGCGCAGCGCCATGCCGTCCCGACGCTTAGCGATGCCGTGACTGCGGCGCGCCGGCCCCAGATTCGCAGCCTTCTGGAAGAAACATCTGTCGGGTTCAGCGCCGAAAATGTTGTTAACGCCTTTGAACGGATGATTACCTCTGCCATTCGAGAACTGCCGATTTTGGCCTCTATCACCCAGTTTGATATCAGCGACAGCCGGGTTTGCGCCCTCGACCTTATGGACGTTGCCCCCCAAGGCGACGAAGTGGCGGACCGGCAAACTTCGATTATGTACATGTTGGCACGCCATGCTCTGGTCCGCAGCTGGTGGGTCGGACCGGAATCCCTGCAATTCATTCCTGAAAAATACCGCGATTACCATGAGTTGCGGCTTCAGGATATCGGGGAAACACCCAAACGGCTTTGTTATGATGAGTTTCACCGGACCAGTTCCTCTGGCGGGGTGCGCGGACAGGTTATTCGTGACGTACGGGAAGGCCGTAAACGCGGCGTCCAGATTATTCTGGCATCACAGCTTCTGGACGACTTTAGTCAGGACATGATCGATCTGGCCACCGGCGTATGGGTTCTGGGGACCGCCGTTTCCGAAGCTGCCGTTGAAAACATCCGGGAGCGGTTCGGTTTGTCTGAAACGGCCCGTGATGTTATTCGTTTCCGCCTGACAGGCCCAAAATCCGGCGGGGCGCCGATGCTGTTTATTCTGGGGACCAACGATGGGCGCTATGAACAATACCTGATTAACACATTGGGGCCGATCGAACTTTGGGCGCTATCGACATCCATGGAAGACGTAGCTATCCGTAACCGTCTGTATGGTCGGTTGGGGGCAGGTACCGCCCGCCGTTTGCTGGCCGCCACCTTCCCCGGCGGAAGCGCCCGCGGGGAAATCAAGCGCCGGGTTCTGGCAAAAAGCGAGAAAGAAGGCGAAAGCAAGAGCGCCATGACCAGCGCTGTTATCGAGGAAATCGTTCAGGAGCTGGTAACCAAGGCTGAACAGAAAAAAGAACAAGAATACGATAGCAGACTTGACGAGGTGTCATGA
- a CDS encoding penicillin-binding protein 1A: MRFFWYTVMALFSLGMIGLVVGIVGAIYLVSWYGRDLPEYAQLKDYEPPVITRLYAGDGRLMAEYAEEKRVFVPIEEIPDIVKNAFIAAEDKNFYTHPGIDYFAIMRAVIRNLQGESLQGASTITQQVAKNFLLTNERTYTRKIREAILAYRMERALSKDRLLELYLNEIYLGAGSYGVAAAALNYFNKSLDELQIHEAAFLAALPKAPNNYHPVRHHEAALDRRNWIIGRMEEDGYIGEGEGSLAKDMPLEMVNADNARTVNAPYFAEEVRRKLIDRYGDEILYGGGLAVRTSLDPRLQNIAARALRDGLVEYDRRHGYRGPVAHWESIEDWPERLESLPIPGKPDDWKTGLVLKVTNGEATVGLSDKSRAPLYLKHLGWARKTKDKGYLGPNVTSVKDVLQEGDVIMIDRVDVDGEKVWGLRQIPAVNGAIVALDPHTGRILAMEGGWSYEQSQFNRVTQATRQPGSAFKPFVYLAALDKGFTPATLVLDAPLVIDQGPGLPKWRPSNYSNEYYGPTPIRVGIEKSRNLMTVRLAEYVGMDSIVDYTKKFGVMDDLPPLLANSLGSGETTLLRLTTGYAQFVNGGKKINPTMIDRIQDRRGTTVFNHDTRPCAYCGSRVAWEEQDVPKIPDIREQIADPRRVYQIVSMLEGVVQRGTGVRIKSLNRPLAGKTGTTNDSKDTWFIGFSPDLAVGVFVGFDDPKPMGKKETGSSVAVPIWKEFMEQALENTPPTPFRVPPGVRHVQINAETGARAQPGDERVIWEAFLVGTEPTEKMYILDGSGINLLPSLGGSPQNNASIGTGGLY, from the coding sequence ATGCGCTTTTTCTGGTACACAGTCATGGCTTTGTTTTCGCTCGGCATGATCGGCCTGGTTGTCGGTATTGTCGGAGCGATTTACCTTGTCTCGTGGTATGGCCGTGACCTGCCGGAATATGCCCAGCTTAAGGACTACGAACCGCCGGTGATTACCCGTCTTTATGCCGGGGATGGGCGGTTGATGGCCGAATATGCCGAAGAAAAACGCGTTTTCGTGCCGATCGAGGAAATTCCCGATATCGTTAAAAACGCCTTTATCGCAGCGGAAGACAAGAATTTTTACACCCATCCGGGCATTGATTATTTCGCGATCATGCGCGCGGTGATCCGCAATCTGCAAGGTGAAAGCCTGCAAGGCGCTTCGACAATTACCCAGCAAGTCGCCAAGAATTTCCTGCTCACCAACGAGCGCACCTACACCCGGAAAATCCGGGAAGCGATCCTTGCTTACCGCATGGAGCGCGCGCTGAGCAAAGACCGCCTGCTGGAGCTTTACCTGAATGAGATTTATCTGGGCGCGGGGTCTTACGGCGTGGCTGCCGCCGCCCTGAATTACTTCAACAAGTCCCTTGATGAACTTCAAATCCACGAAGCCGCCTTTCTGGCCGCCTTGCCGAAGGCGCCGAACAACTACCATCCCGTGCGCCACCATGAGGCCGCGCTGGACCGCCGGAACTGGATCATCGGCCGGATGGAAGAAGACGGCTATATCGGAGAGGGAGAAGGAAGCCTGGCCAAGGATATGCCTTTGGAGATGGTTAATGCCGACAACGCCCGTACCGTGAATGCGCCCTATTTTGCCGAAGAAGTCCGGCGGAAACTGATTGATCGCTATGGCGATGAAATCCTGTATGGCGGCGGGCTGGCCGTTCGTACCAGCCTTGACCCCCGGCTGCAGAACATCGCCGCCCGTGCCCTGCGTGACGGGTTGGTGGAATATGATCGCCGCCATGGTTATCGCGGGCCTGTGGCCCACTGGGAGTCGATAGAGGACTGGCCGGAACGGCTTGAAAGTTTGCCTATTCCCGGGAAACCCGATGACTGGAAAACCGGTCTGGTTCTAAAAGTCACGAACGGGGAGGCGACCGTTGGCCTTTCCGACAAAAGCCGGGCGCCCCTGTATCTTAAACATTTGGGCTGGGCCCGGAAAACCAAGGACAAAGGGTATCTTGGTCCCAACGTCACATCCGTCAAAGACGTCCTGCAAGAGGGCGACGTGATTATGATCGACCGGGTTGATGTCGATGGTGAAAAGGTTTGGGGGCTGCGCCAGATACCGGCTGTGAATGGTGCGATCGTTGCGCTCGACCCTCACACAGGCCGGATTTTGGCTATGGAAGGCGGCTGGTCATACGAACAAAGCCAGTTCAACCGGGTCACACAGGCCACTCGCCAACCGGGTTCGGCCTTCAAACCGTTTGTCTATCTGGCGGCGCTGGATAAAGGCTTCACCCCGGCTACGCTGGTTTTGGATGCGCCGCTGGTCATCGACCAGGGACCGGGCCTGCCGAAATGGCGGCCTTCGAACTATTCCAACGAATATTACGGCCCGACGCCGATCCGGGTGGGGATCGAAAAATCACGAAACCTGATGACCGTCCGGCTGGCGGAATATGTCGGCATGGACAGCATCGTCGATTATACGAAAAAATTTGGCGTTATGGATGACCTGCCGCCGCTTTTGGCCAATTCACTGGGATCGGGGGAAACGACCCTGTTGCGCCTGACTACCGGGTACGCCCAGTTTGTTAATGGCGGGAAAAAGATAAACCCCACCATGATCGACCGTATTCAAGACCGGCGCGGGACGACCGTTTTTAACCACGATACGCGGCCTTGTGCGTATTGCGGATCCCGCGTGGCCTGGGAAGAACAGGATGTCCCTAAGATCCCGGATATCCGTGAACAGATTGCCGATCCGCGCCGTGTTTACCAGATCGTCTCCATGCTGGAGGGGGTTGTCCAGCGCGGCACCGGGGTTCGAATCAAATCCCTGAACCGTCCTCTGGCCGGGAAAACCGGAACAACCAACGATTCGAAAGATACGTGGTTTATCGGCTTTTCCCCGGACTTGGCTGTAGGTGTTTTTGTTGGATTTGATGATCCGAAACCTATGGGCAAAAAAGAAACCGGATCTTCCGTCGCCGTTCCTATCTGGAAAGAATTTATGGAGCAGGCTTTGGAAAACACCCCGCCGACACCTTTCCGGGTTCCTCCCGGCGTCCGGCACGTCCAGATCAACGCTGAAACCGGGGCGCGGGCGCAACCCGGGGATGAAAGAGTCATATGGGAAGCTTTTCTGGTCGGGACCGAGCCTACTGAAAAGATGTATATTCTGGACGGTAGCGGCATCAACCTCCTTCCCTCCCTTGGCGGCTCTCCGCAAAACAACGCTTCGATCGGCACGGGCGGGCTGTATTAG